From one Pseudomonadota bacterium genomic stretch:
- a CDS encoding penicillin-binding protein 1A gives MTAIVAAVIYIRIEPQLPSIEALKDVRLQEPLRVYTHDHKLLAEFGEKRRTPISIDNVPPLLVKAFLAAEDDHFFEHAGVDLPGLLRAGVELARTGKKRQGGSTITMQVARNFFLSSEKTYLRKLTEILLAFRIEDSLSKQEILELYFNKIYLGHRAYGVEAAAQVYYGQSIGELSLARMAMIAALPKAPSRVNPITDPRAALDRRNYILGRMLQLGYIDRATHAAAVAEEDNASLHTVDAEASAPYVAEMVRGEMVNRFDAAAYTSGFEVVTTIDAGHQEAANLALRNALLDYSKRHGYHGPEAHLDLAAMPQTDWPALLEDYTVVGGLRPALVTDVGEQSATALLADGENLTLDWEALSWARAYRSANSMGPEPKRAADVVTPGDVIRLREVNEGRYELSQLPGLEGALVALQPDDGAILALVGGFDFNISKFNRVIQARRQPGSSFKPIIYSAALEKGFTPASIINDAPVVFDDPKLESTWRPENYSGQFYGPTRLREALYRSRNLVSIRILRAIGASYAAEYAERFGFSADQLPRDLTLALGSASVSPLQMARAYAVLANGGYLVTPYLIKEIRDANGTLIFRARPEVVCHECEQPEQALTAAGEAAQPQQPELATDDHGIPADAEEPPLPAQQTLSPRNVWLMTSMMRDVIQRGTGTRARVLGRSDLAGKTGTTNDQMDGWFSGFNHAVVATAWVGYDRLEPLGRGETGGRSALPMWIDYMAYALQGVEERRQEPPEGLVTVRIDPATGLLAASGQRDAIFETFMEENVPTKTSQSMATGAAGAGESITDQLF, from the coding sequence TTGACGGCGATCGTTGCCGCAGTCATCTATATTCGGATCGAGCCCCAGCTGCCTTCGATCGAGGCGCTGAAGGATGTGCGTCTGCAGGAGCCTCTGCGGGTCTATACCCACGATCACAAGCTGCTGGCCGAGTTCGGCGAGAAACGCCGAACGCCGATCAGTATTGACAACGTACCGCCGCTGCTGGTGAAGGCGTTTCTGGCGGCTGAAGACGATCATTTCTTCGAACATGCGGGTGTAGACCTGCCGGGGTTGCTGCGCGCAGGCGTGGAACTGGCACGTACCGGCAAGAAGCGCCAGGGCGGCAGTACCATCACCATGCAGGTGGCACGCAACTTCTTCCTCTCCAGCGAGAAGACCTATCTGCGCAAGCTGACCGAGATCTTGCTGGCATTCCGGATCGAGGATTCGCTCAGCAAGCAGGAAATACTCGAGCTCTACTTCAACAAGATCTATCTCGGTCACCGCGCTTACGGCGTGGAAGCGGCTGCTCAGGTATATTATGGCCAGAGTATCGGTGAACTCAGCCTGGCCCGCATGGCCATGATCGCAGCCCTGCCCAAGGCGCCGTCACGGGTAAACCCGATCACCGATCCGCGCGCCGCGCTCGATCGGCGTAACTACATCCTGGGGCGGATGCTGCAACTCGGCTACATCGACAGGGCGACGCATGCGGCGGCCGTCGCCGAGGAGGACAATGCCTCGCTGCACACCGTGGACGCGGAGGCCAGCGCCCCGTATGTCGCGGAAATGGTGCGTGGCGAAATGGTCAACCGCTTCGATGCGGCGGCGTATACCTCGGGCTTCGAGGTGGTTACCACCATCGATGCCGGGCACCAGGAGGCCGCCAACCTGGCGCTGCGGAATGCCCTGTTGGATTACAGCAAGCGTCACGGTTATCACGGTCCGGAAGCGCATCTGGATCTGGCCGCCATGCCCCAGACCGACTGGCCCGCGTTACTGGAGGACTACACGGTCGTGGGTGGGCTGCGCCCTGCCCTGGTAACGGATGTCGGCGAACAGTCGGCCACCGCGCTGCTGGCGGACGGCGAAAATCTGACGCTCGACTGGGAGGCGTTGTCCTGGGCGCGTGCCTACCGCAGTGCGAACAGCATGGGGCCGGAACCGAAGCGGGCTGCTGATGTCGTGACGCCGGGGGATGTCATCCGCTTGCGTGAAGTGAATGAGGGGCGCTACGAACTGTCCCAGTTGCCGGGTCTCGAGGGCGCGCTCGTTGCGCTGCAGCCGGATGATGGCGCCATACTCGCGCTCGTCGGTGGTTTCGACTTCAATATCAGCAAGTTCAACCGCGTCATCCAGGCCAGGCGGCAGCCCGGGTCCAGTTTCAAGCCAATCATCTACTCGGCAGCGCTGGAGAAGGGCTTCACACCGGCGAGCATTATCAATGATGCCCCGGTGGTGTTCGATGATCCCAAGCTTGAGTCCACCTGGCGTCCGGAAAACTACAGCGGTCAGTTTTACGGTCCAACGCGATTGCGCGAGGCCCTGTACCGATCCAGGAACTTGGTTTCCATCCGGATCCTGCGTGCGATCGGCGCCTCCTATGCCGCGGAGTATGCAGAGCGATTCGGATTTTCCGCCGACCAGTTGCCGCGTGATCTGACGCTGGCGCTCGGCAGCGCCTCGGTTTCCCCGCTGCAGATGGCTCGGGCCTATGCCGTGCTTGCCAACGGCGGCTACCTGGTGACACCTTACCTCATCAAGGAAATCCGCGATGCCAACGGCACCTTGATATTCCGCGCGCGTCCCGAGGTGGTGTGCCATGAATGCGAACAGCCGGAGCAAGCGCTGACTGCCGCGGGCGAGGCGGCACAGCCGCAGCAGCCGGAGCTTGCGACGGACGATCATGGTATCCCGGCGGATGCAGAGGAGCCGCCACTGCCGGCGCAGCAGACATTGTCGCCGCGCAATGTTTGGCTGATGACCTCGATGATGCGCGATGTCATCCAGCGTGGCACCGGCACCCGTGCGCGCGTGCTGGGTCGCTCCGATCTTGCCGGCAAGACGGGAACAACGAACGACCAGATGGATGGCTGGTTCTCCGGTTTCAATCATGCGGTAGTCGCAACGGCCTGGGTCGGCTACGATCGGCTTGAACCGCTTGGCAGGGGCGAAACCGGCGGGCGTTCTGCATTGCCTATGTGGATAGACTATATGGCCTATGCGCTGCAGGGTGTCGAAGAGCGCAGGCAGGAGCCACCGGAGGGGCTGGTGACTGTACGCATCGATCCGGCGACCGGCCTGCTGGCCGCGAGCGGCCAGCGCGATGCCATTTTCGAAACCTTCATGGAGGAAAACGTGCCGACCAAGACCAGTCAGTCTATGGCGACTGGTGCCGCAGGTGCGGGGGAGAGCATAACCGACCAGCTGTTCTAG
- a CDS encoding malate dehydrogenase, with translation MNKITIIGAGRVGESTAQILATRDMCREVVLLDIRDGAAAGAALDIRQSAALHRFDCRVTGGASPDLMAGSDLVIITAGSPRKPGMSRSDVLEVNRSVINDILDQVLEFAPDCLLLMVTNPVDVLTWHAWKRTGWERHRVFGQAGVLDAARMASFMAEQTGISVRDIHTMVIGGHGDAMVPLTRFSTINGLPVHAFVDAKTIEYINEKTRHGGAEVLEMRQHSSAYNAPAAAIATMVDAIRSNRDRLLPCVCILDGEYGHRNIPAGVPAILGREGIKRVVELPLDEEESVGFQHSVDSILEDLQHI, from the coding sequence ATGAACAAGATCACCATCATTGGCGCCGGCCGCGTGGGAGAATCAACGGCACAGATACTGGCGACACGGGACATGTGTCGTGAGGTGGTACTGCTCGATATACGCGACGGCGCTGCCGCCGGGGCGGCACTGGATATCCGGCAGTCAGCCGCACTGCACCGCTTCGACTGCAGGGTTACCGGTGGCGCCAGTCCTGACCTGATGGCCGGCTCGGACCTGGTCATCATCACGGCCGGATCACCGCGCAAGCCCGGCATGTCACGCAGCGATGTCCTGGAGGTAAATCGCTCTGTTATCAACGATATCCTCGACCAGGTTTTGGAGTTCGCGCCTGACTGCCTGCTGCTCATGGTCACCAACCCCGTCGACGTCCTCACCTGGCATGCCTGGAAACGTACCGGTTGGGAACGGCACCGGGTCTTCGGTCAGGCCGGCGTGCTGGATGCCGCACGCATGGCCAGCTTCATGGCGGAGCAGACTGGTATTTCGGTGCGAGACATACACACCATGGTCATCGGCGGCCATGGTGATGCCATGGTGCCACTGACCCGCTTCAGCACCATCAACGGCCTGCCGGTGCATGCGTTCGTCGACGCCAAGACCATCGAGTACATCAACGAGAAGACCCGGCATGGGGGTGCCGAGGTGCTGGAAATGCGTCAACACAGCAGCGCCTACAATGCCCCGGCAGCGGCTATCGCCACCATGGTGGACGCCATCCGCAGCAACCGCGATCGGCTACTGCCCTGCGTCTGCATACTGGATGGTGAATACGGACACCGCAATATTCCGGCAGGCGTGCCGGCCATATTGGGACGCGAAGGCATCAAGCGCGTGGTAGAGCTGCCACTCGATGAGGAAGAATCCGTCGGCTTCCAGCATTCGGTCGATAGCATCCTCGAGGATTTACAGCACATCTGA